The Camelus dromedarius isolate mCamDro1 chromosome 8, mCamDro1.pat, whole genome shotgun sequence DNA segment CCTTATGGAGCCCTGCCAGGGGGGCAGTGAGCCTGGAGCAGCACCTGTGTGGGGGCTGCTGGGGACTGCATGAGCCTCCGAGGCCCAAGTGGAGATCTAGACACAAAGAGGGAAAGGGTGACTGGTGGAGGGGATGGAGGCTTGGTGAGGCCGGAGCCCTGGGACTCGGGCTTGGCGGGTGGGTGAGGGGCCTTGGGAGCTGGGTAGGAGCCAGATGTGGAGACTCCGTGGACTGGCAGACAGCAGCGAGCTGAGGTCATCCAGTCCCGCCCTGatgagagggcaggagggaagcagcCCCAAGTCCCAAAAGCAGGAAGGTGGCCTGCGAGCTGGTGGGGTGGGTGTCCCAGGCCGAGGACAGCAAGAGCAGAACTGTGCCCCCAGCGCTGTTGgaggtggggccctgggctgTTCTGGGGAAACACACGAAGCCACACAGGGCACCGGCCACCGCGGGGCTCCGTCAGGAAGCACTTCCTGGCCCTGGACTCCGGCAACTGCATCTCGTGGTCACGGGCGTGGTTATGGGCGTGGTCACGTGGCACTGCCCCTAGGCAGCCGGGCAAGTCCAGGCTTGCAGACGCTGTGCCTGTGTCTTCAACGCTCTGGTTACTGTGGTTTCCTCTAACTGGGTCTTTTCCATGTGCCATCTTGGATTTTTAGTGGTGatataatatacataacataaaattttccattttaaagtatacattttcGTGATAGGCAgtgtattcacaaagttgtgcaaccattagaAGAATCTAATTCTGGGACATTCTCATCATCAATAGGTGCCACCCTGctttccttcccagcccctggcagccacttcCAGATGTTTCCCTTCAGTGGACTCAGACTCTACGTGGTCTTCACGCCCAGCTCCTTTCACTCAGGGTGATGTTTCCAAGGTACATCCACCCTGTTGTATGTGCACTGCACCCCATTCCTTTTAATGGTGTGTcacattccattgtgtggattTGCCATGTTTTGGTAACCCTTCATCACTTGTGCACATCTGGGTTGATTCCAGATTGCGCGTTGTGAGTGATAGGCTGCCTTATTTTGTGAATTGTATAGAAGAATGAAATATCTTCAGGACGTGGAGTGTATGTCATAGCAGGAATGGCTGTGGCCGAGGCACCCCCCCACTCTCCTTCTACTCCCATGGGCCATGCTTGGTGGCTTCGCTGCCCCACCATGCCAGGCCCAGCTTCCACGCCAGCTCCCAGCTTCCTGCAGCGAGATGAAGCCAGCTGTGCCTGGAAAGGAGGGGGTCCCTGATTCTGGAGCACAGTCCCCCGACCCTGCTCAGCCCAGGCTGCTCGTACCACCTGCCCCCGGACCTTTTCCTGGCCTGTGGCTGCCAGGCCTGGCCCCCTCCGGCCCTTCCTGCTGCCCTTTGCCTGCCCAGCCCCTTGTCCAGCACTTGACTGCTGTGCTCCCACCCAGTCTGGACCAGTGACTTGTCCTTGCAGCGTCATTTAATAGAAACACGACGTGAGCCTGTGTGTAACTGCAGGTGGTCTAGTAGCTACATCAAAACCATAAAAAGAAGCGGGGGAACCTCATTGAACACTACATCTGTTTAACCTGATGTACCAGCGATCACTTTCACGTATAGCCAGTACAAAAATTGTTAGAGACATTGTCACCCTTTTTGTGGGtagagaagtttctttttcagttgcacgGTTTTATTCAGTTTGAAATTACATTGTTTAATGGAGGGCGGGTAGACTGAAGCAGTCTGGGATTAAATGTGCCGTACGGTATTTATATTTTGCAATGACGTGTAACTTTCTCCCCATGACACAAATTCTCTACCATTTCCATGTTCACTTTCTGTATCGCGGTGCTGGTGCTTTGTATGAAGAAGATACCCATCCAGTTGGTAGCAAGTCTTTGAAACCTGGCATGTGTTTTCTACTCGCCGCACATGCCCACTAGGACCAGCCATGTCTCGGGCTCTGTGGCCACGTGGGGCTGTGGGCTGCTTAGCTTGGCTCCGGATGCTGACCAAGCCCTCAGAGTGGCCTGGCACTGCCTCGGTCAGCGGAGTGATCCAGCCTAGCCTGTGGGGTCACAGGTCACCCACCCACAGGCACAGTGCACACGGGGAAGGGCGGTTTTCTGACTCACGGTAAGTGGGGATGTTTCCACCCAAAATGCCATCAGAAAGGGCTCCACCTCCAGCTCCCGAGCTGGCCTGCTGTCTGCTGGGGTCGGAAGGGAGAAGCCACTCCACTTCCAGGCTGAGCCCATGAGCATAAGgctatgtgtctgtctgtgtgtgtatggacACGTGTGCGCACGTGGACATGTGGGTGCACACaggagtgtgtctgtgtgtggacgtgtGTGCAAGCAGGGGTGTGTGGGGTCTGGCTCCCAGGCAGGCTTGAGCCTTCACTGACCACCCTGCTGGGATTCCACTGGACAGGAGGTACCCTCAGAGGCCCGAGCACACACACGGTGCTGGCCCTCACAggtaggggaagggaggggtggggagaccagagagggagatggagggggaaggagaggaaggacaaTGGGGGCTGCAGCTGGTGCCTCTCTGGGCAGCTGGCACCAGTGGCTGGCTTGGCCTCTGGGTGAGGCTTCCTGGAGACACTGGGTGTGGGGGTGTTGGATGGCTGTCCTGAGGATTCCCAGCAGAACTTTCTCCGGGGTAGGCTGGGCCTCCAGCTGGACCCTGGGGTGAGAGGGAGCCTGCCCACCCACCAGCCGcagccccagggctctgcctccaggggggCAGTAGGGGTCTTTCTGGTCTGGTTGGGGTGTGGAGGCGCTGGCAGCCCCGCGGGCACACCGTTATGTCATCTAGGGGCCCTGGAGTGGCCCAGTGAAGGCACAGGAACGGCGGGAGAAAGGCCAGGCCCTGCTGTGGGGTGGGCGGGAGGACCGAGGGAGCTCCGCCTCCTGCTCCTGGGGTTTGTGGAGGGAGATGcggtggggttggggggaccGGCGCAGAGGCTGAGCAGGAGGATGTTACTGGAGGAGATTCTGCTGGGGAGGGTCACCCAGCAGCCGGGACCTTCCCTTGGAGGACGCAGCACCGGAAGAGCAATTAGGGACAGCCCCGCCCCCACGCCAGTCAGGCCCGCCCTACTGACCCCAGCCAAAGCTCACCCTGTCGCCCTGGCCCTCCACTCACTGCTTTCCCAGAGAGTGCGGGGTCCCTCAGGGAGCCCTGATGGCCAGCACCACACCACCTTCTGGCCTTCCTGCCCCCTGGGCCTCCGGTGGTGCCGGGCCACTTCTCCTCAGCCCGCCTCCTTCCTCAGTCTGGTTCCTGCTTTCGTTTTCCTGCGCTTGTTTGTTTTAGCAGAGATGCCTCCAGAGAGCATCAGCTGCAGACTTTCTTCTGTCCCGCGACAGCTCCAGGGGTCGTCCCCGGCTGCCCGCCGCCTCCTCTGAGGACTGGAGTGAGGACTGGACAGCACAGGGCCGCCTGTGCCTCTGGACACCTGGACGCCGCTGAGGGTGCGCCCTGCCCCACTTGGAGGGGCAGGTGAGGAAATGCAGGAAGGCTGCAGCCCTCCCAGGGAGGGGCCCTGAGAGGCCAGACTTGCTCAGCTGCCACCTCTGGAAGGGGTCAGCCAAGGTGGAAGGGCTTGCTAGCCGGGAAAGTGTTGTGTCTTCCTGTCGCTAGAgcgggtgggggttgggggccctgtggaagggggtggggagatggttTCCTGGAGCTGCTGGCTAGATGGCCTGGGACCTTGCAGGGCTGGCCCGGACCTTGTGACCCTCACTCTGTTCACCCAAATGAGGCCACGGCCACAGTGAGGTCCCAGTCCCTCTTGTGCCTGCAGGTTTGCTGGGCTTCAGAGGGAGGGCCGCTTGCTGGGGCCACCGCAGCTGGCCGTGGAAGCGCAGGAGAGCTCCCAGGATTGAGCCAGGAAGAGGCTTCTTAGACACAAGCAGACAGACGCCAAGTGATGGCAGTTCAAGCTCAGGCCTCCGCCTGGTGAGGCTGAGCAGCAGGGTCTCTATGGGAGGGTGTCAGCAGAGCAGTGACGTCCTAGTGCCCTGGACAGTGTGGCTGCCCGTTGCGGGCTCAGTTCACTTGTGGCTCTGCGGGACACGACCCTGATGCTCACACTGCACAGGGTCACTTCCCACCACTCCGGAGGCTGGGTTCTGCTTCCTGGCTTTTACATGCTGCCTTCTAGCCGGGTCCtcctgtggggagggggcgggggggaggagCTCTCAGGGGTCTCTTTCCAAAGGACACTGATGCCATTGCTGGGCCTCACCACCTCATCACCTCCCATAGGCCCTGCCTCTTGGACcttgagggttaggatttcaatgcGTGAACTGGGGGGACCCAGACACTCAGTCTATAGCAACCCCCCATGGCCAGTGACACGTGAGCCACATGTGAAGGGAAAGAAGGCCTGGGAGGCATGTCCACCAGGCACCCAGACCCCTTCAGATGCCCCGTGGGCACAGCAGAGGCTGGTTCCCCAGGGTGCGCTGCAGTGAGGTCCCACGTCATGTGGGTTTGGCAGAGACCCAAAGGCAGGCCAGGGAGTGGGGGCTTCCTAGTGGGAAGAGAGCTCGGGGCCCCGTCCCCCCAGGAGGCTGCGTCCTCGAGGTCGGTTAGGGGCACGTTGTGACCTTCACCAATGGGTCTCGAGTTGGAAGGGGAAGAGGGACAGTGGTTGGCTGCGTCCTGGCAGGGGTGGTTAGTTGCAGCTTCTCAGGCTGGCAGCCGCTCCACTGCTATAGACAGTCGGCCGCAGTCTGTCCGCATAGTCAGGCTGTCTCCATCTCTTGCAGCCAAAGGGCAGTTTTCTCCTTGGGGACCAGAGGCAGATTCGGGGCATGCCCATGGATTCCTGTCCCGAGGAGGAAGGTGCGGCCCCTGCCATCCCCCCGCTGAAGGCTGGCGAGAAGTACCACCTGTTCGTGAGTTACAGCAGCGTGGACGCCGCGTGGACCCACGGGCTCATCAGTCGCCTGGAGGTGGACCACGCAGGGCTGAAGGTCTGCCTGCATGAGCGGGACTTCATGCCGGGCAGGAACGTTCTGGAGAACATGGCCGATTGCATCCACCAGAGCCAGAAGGTGCTGCTGGTCCTGAGTCAGGACTTCGTGCAGAGCCGGTGGTGCTTGCTGGAAGCCGACCTGTCCCTCTTTGGCTCCTGCCTGGAGCAGAAGCCGGTCATCCCGGTCCTGCTAAGGCCCTGCCAGGTCCCGCTGCACCTCAGCCACCTGACCTATCTGGAGGCCACGGATGGCCGCTTCTACCACAAGGTGGTGCGGCTCCTGTGCACACCCAACCAGCGCGTGGCACGCCCCCTGGGCCTGCGCTCGGCCCCCTCCCTCTACAGCGGGAAGACCCTGCTGACCCTGGACTGCATCAACAGGGAAAGCCTGTCCTCCTGGAGAGTGGGCACCTTCAGCACCCTGGCCGTCCCGGACCCCTTGAAGCCGGTGCTGGAGGACCCCGAGGTGTACAGGCATGCTGTGGGCATCCTGAATGGGGTGCAGTCACCCCGGTCCTGCCTCCGGTACCTGGGCTGCAGGATCACACTGGGCATCTTCCTGATTCTCCTCTCCTTAGCATCAATCTTCCTCCCTTTGGTTTTGGGGCTCTCGCCAAACCAACCTCCTCAGCGGCTCCTCCTGATCACTGCCAACATATTTTTCTGCCCCTTCTTTATGATCTTAGGCATTAACACTCTGTGCTGGTTCAGAAGGTTTTCTAAGAGGAAGATGCGGGAGCTGGATCTCAGGGTGGGTGAGGCCAACCTGCTGCTGGCGCCCCACTCGGTGCTGATGGGCTGCAAGACCATGAACAAGCTCCACTTCGTGTATGTTGTGctgggggactgcagggaggccttcctggaggcGCCGGGCGGCGAGGCCCTGTTCCGGGAGGCCCTGGTGCAGTTCTCGTCCAGCTACGCCTGCTGCCTGGCCCATGCGCACTTCCCCGACTCCGAGGATGCTCCCGGGGCTCCTGGCCACCTGGAACTGGGCCTGTGCTTCTGCCGGTTCGTCTCTCTGCAGCTGAGGAGACAAGGGTGGCTCAGGGTTCCCCCTGTGTGACggctggaggggcctgggggcagggcctgTTTTTGGGCGTCCAGCTGCCACTGAGCTGGCCCTGCAGACTTGGCAGCAGTGAGCTCTGGGTGGCGCACACAGGCCTGCCCCCTTCATCAGCTGTGCCAAGCCGGCCGGCCCTGAGGCCCCTGCAGCACCCAGAGGACCCACAGGCTGCTC contains these protein-coding regions:
- the LOC105104587 gene encoding uncharacterized protein LOC105104587, translated to MPMDSCPEEEGAAPAIPPLKAGEKYHLFVSYSSVDAAWTHGLISRLEVDHAGLKVCLHERDFMPGRNVLENMADCIHQSQKVLLVLSQDFVQSRWCLLEADLSLFGSCLEQKPVIPVLLRPCQVPLHLSHLTYLEATDGRFYHKVVRLLCTPNQRVARPLGLRSAPSLYSGKTLLTLDCINRESLSSWRVGTFSTLAVPDPLKPVLEDPEVYRHAVGILNGVQSPRSCLRYLGCRITLGIFLILLSLASIFLPLVLGLSPNQPPQRLLLITANIFFCPFFMILGINTLCWFRRFSKRKMRELDLRVGEANLLLAPHSVLMGCKTMNKLHFVYVVLGDCREAFLEAPGGEALFREALVQFSSSYACCLAHAHFPDSEDAPGAPGHLELGLCFCRFVSLQLRRQGWLRVPPV